From one Amycolatopsis sp. FDAARGOS 1241 genomic stretch:
- a CDS encoding AI-2E family transporter has product MAVLLAAFLQPVAGFFARHGVARGLATVLAMMLGTAVVAGLLTFVVFAVQRELPRLGDEVGTGVARLRDWLRASPWHVGDQQLELLLRRGEQWLDQHQQALLSGTLGVFGTLTEAIAGGLLAIVTLALVLSGGPRMWSTGLRLVRPAIAGFVDEAGTRRSAASSTTSAPPRSSRCSTPRVSAPASSCSTSRSRCRSPCWFSSALS; this is encoded by the coding sequence ATGGCGGTCCTGCTCGCGGCGTTCCTGCAGCCCGTGGCCGGGTTCTTCGCCCGCCACGGCGTCGCCCGCGGCCTCGCCACGGTGCTCGCGATGATGCTCGGCACGGCTGTCGTCGCGGGGCTGCTGACGTTCGTGGTCTTCGCCGTGCAGCGCGAACTCCCGCGGCTGGGCGACGAAGTCGGCACCGGCGTCGCCCGCCTGCGCGACTGGCTGCGTGCGAGCCCGTGGCACGTGGGCGACCAGCAACTGGAGCTCCTGCTGCGCCGCGGTGAACAGTGGCTCGACCAGCACCAGCAGGCGCTGCTTTCGGGCACGCTCGGCGTGTTCGGCACCCTCACCGAAGCGATCGCGGGCGGCCTGCTCGCGATCGTCACGCTCGCCCTGGTCCTCTCCGGCGGACCGCGGATGTGGTCCACCGGGCTGCGCCTGGTGCGGCCCGCCATCGCCGGATTCGTCGACGAAGCCGGCACGCGGCGTTCCGCAGCATCGTCCACTACGTCCGCACCACCACGCTCATCGCGCTGCTCGACGCCCCGGGTATCGGCCCCGGCCTCGTCGTGCTCGACGTCCCGCTCGCGCTGCCGCTCGCCGTGCTGGTTTTCCTCGGCGCTTTCGTGA